A segment of the Zonotrichia albicollis isolate bZonAlb1 chromosome Z, bZonAlb1.hap1, whole genome shotgun sequence genome:
AATATAACATGTTATATAGGAATATAACATGTTTCGATAGGAAAATCACTGTCAATCATACTTTTCTGTTAATAAACTTCAATATTATCTGTCCATGTGGAGAAAATTTTTCATGTTATTGCTGTACTTTACCAAGATGCTTACAAAGCTGTGAATCACATTCAGAGGTGGAACTGATATTGGCCTTATTTTTGTCATAGAATAAAGTAGTGGTAGGCAAAGCCTCCTAAATCCTTGAGGGTATTAATACTTCTTTTGGTTCAATGTGAAATGTCATGCTAAATACCAGTTGGACTGCGGTGCTTAGTATGGAGTGCTATTGAAACTTTGGTACAAGGAATCAACAGAATGTGTGGCATGGGCCCTCTCTTCTGTCCTAATCACTGACTTCCTTTGTGGGGAAAGAGGTTGCTTATTCCTTGGGGAATTTTCTTCTAATGGTGCTTTGGCAAAGGGTGGGGAAATTTTGTGCAGGATGAAAACAGATGATAGCAAACTGGGCATTTTATCATATgctttattcttctttttcttgctcTGCATGTTATTTTAGAATTGTGCATACTTGAGGTAGTATCAGTATCTGATTTTGGTACAGTCTGTGTTTAGGGCCGCAGTAATTGTCATGGTGTTTCTAATACTGTCCAGCATTAGAACATAAATATCTtaattgtatttaaaataaaaagatcaTTTAATTTCAGCTTCACCACAAGTTTGATGTTTGGAATTCTGCTTGGTTCAGACCAAAACTCCTGATCTTACCTCTGTTTGAGATAAACTGTTCATTTCTGATGCCATTTAACTTAAGTCAATAGACTTTGGTTTTGTAAGTGGAAAGTAGATTGTTAAGAATTTTATTAATAAAGAATTAGCAGTTTGTTGTGCTTTCTTGTGATCAATAAAtattcttttcccccttttttcaaAGGCATCAGCGCTTTGGTTGAATTGCCCAAAAATTGTGTTGCGGCAGCAGTTGGCAAAGAGCTAAGTGAGTATCTTGCATTTTCCAGTGTTCATGCTCCTCCATAAGAGCTGCTTATCAGAGATATGTGTGAAGAGCACTGTGCTGAAATTGTATAAGAAAAGTAAATGGTATTAGGGTGTAGTCAGCAACGTTTTTTCTTTGACCATTGACAAAGAGGAGACTATTCTAATCTTACTCAAGAATTTTTGGAAATATGCATGACAtacaaaacaaaatgtttctgtatttgGAATTATAGAATCACTAAGATTgggaaagacctccaagatcattgagtctaAGATTTGACCAGTCACCGCTGTGTCAACTACCATAGAACTAAGTACCATATCCAGTGATTTCTTGAACACCTTCAGGGATGCTGATTGCTCCACATCCCTAGGCAACCCATTCCAATGTCTAATTACCCTTTCAGTGGAGagattcttcctgatgtccaacctgaacctccccttgAACAGCTTGAGGCCACTTCCTTTTCTCCTATGACTTGTGGCCTGTGGGAAGAGGCCAATGCCTACTTTGGCATGACCTCCTCTCAGGTAGTTTTAGGAAGTGATAAGGTCTCCTTTTACTCCATGCTAAACAATCCAAGCTCTTGTCTCATAAGACTTGtactccagacccttcaccaacTCTGTTGGTGTTCTTTGGACACACTTCAGCACCTCAATATCTTTCTTGTCATGAGGGACCCAGAACTGAGCACAGAACTTGAGGTGTCGCCTCAAGTGGCTGTTCTGGCCTCACCAGTGTGGAGTACAAGGGCACAGTTGCTGCtgtggtcctgctggccacactgttgctgatgcaggccaggatgccactggccttcttggccgCCTTGGCACCCACTGACTCATGTTGGtcaagcaggacctgcctttcTTAAACCCATGCTGTCTGGGCCTGATTCCGTGGTTGTCCTGTATGTGCTGTGTGATTACACTCAAGACAATTTGTTTCATCACTTTACCTGGCACTGGCGTTAGGCTGGCAGGCCTGTGGTTGCCTCAGTCCTCCTACAACCAGTTGTGTAGATGGACATCGCATTAGCCAAGCTCTATTTGACTGGGACCTTCCTGGTATATGAGGACTGATAAATGACAGAGATTGGCTTGGTGAGCTCTTCTGTTGTCAGCTCCCTCAGTGTTAGTGCCACCTGTCCAGATCTGATTATGGCAATTGACATTTGTTCTTCTGGAGAAGGTCTGGAGTTGCTTACCTGAGTTGTCAGATATCCAGATTCTCTAGAGCTTCCTTATCCTGGGATCTGAAGTATGAGGTATTGATGATCTCTAACTATCCAAGGCTATAATGAGTAGCTTTTATAGTACCCTTGAGATAGAAAAGAAATTCCAAGACTGATTAAAATAAAGTCTTAATTTCTGACAATATTGGTTGCTTTACTAGAGGATATTAAATTCATTGTTTTTGAATATTAAGGTTTCACATAGATAAGTCCTCAAGAAAACATATTTCACTTTTAGTAACTTATCCATAAAGATGTCTGATACTTTTCACTTCTGGTGTTGACCAATTGTCTGAATATCAGAGTTACTAGGCTGAAGTGTTTATCCTGTATTTGCTGAGGCCTTAATGGTAACACTGAAGTAAGTGCTTCCTGTTTTTTGATTATAAGTGGCTTTTATATGGTCTCACAATGTTTAATTTGTGTCTCTGAAAATGTTGTTTTATTTGGACATAGCTCCATCTTATTCCAAATgaaaaaacttatttttctaTCTTTGAAGTAATTTTTAGGCTGAGTGCTTCTAACAATGGATCTGAAGGTTGGAATATCCTTGAAGTAAAGCGCCTTGTTGACCATCAGGATAACATTTCATCATTAGTCAGTGTTAATGGTAAGAATAATTTTCTAATATTACTGGTTTTGTTAGTTACCAGTGGGATATTTCACCCATGGAGTTTTTATTTGAACCAAAGTTTTAGCTGGAGTGAAACTTAGTAACTAGTGGATGTACCTTTTTGTGTAGCTGCAAAGGTAGTGATGTgagaaaatacaatttctttGTTTATGGATTAACAATGAAATGAAACCAGGTGAGTTGTAATGTAGAAGACTCAATGTCATTGATGGAGATGGAACTCTTGGTCTTTCTATTGTGAAAGTTAAAAATGCTACTTTTTTTGTCTTGTTCCTTCTTATTCTTAAAATGGGATATGCAGTGCCACGTCCCTTGCAGCTGTCCTAAGGTAACTGGAGATTCTGAGAATGCAGATGTGGGCCTGCATGTAGAGCCTCTATAGAGAGGGTCTGGAAGCTGATATGATCTATGCTGCTCATTAGGGTAATACTGAACTAATACCTGAAATTCTGTCTGCTCTGCTGAAGGTATTGCTGGTGGGATAGAGAGTGTTTATTTATCCTTGGCTGTAGCTGTGTCTGCCTGGCTGGCACAAAGAGGCTGTATTACTGAGGTAACAACaggctggaaaaaagaaaacttggaTTCTGTGGCACATGTTTCTGAGCTTAACTGTTGccattattttcttctgtttgatTATGAAAGGAGAGCAGTGTTTGGCTTAAAAAGACAAGATGCTACCTGCATTAAATATTGTTGTAGAAGTTCCTTTCCATGTGTGATAAACGAAGTCATGAACAGCTACTTCAATACTGCCATTAACTCATTCATTTAATTTGTGATCAGTATTTCTATTTAGGGCAAAGATGTACTTTGTTGTGTCTGGGGGATGTTGGGGGATGCTTCCCCAAGGAATAGAAGGGCTTTGTATGTAGAAATGAAGTTCAAATATTTGTACACACTTCTGGTGGCATTCCTTGCCTTTGCAACACTGTGCTGTGCACCGTGGCCAGTGAATGTTCTTCTTCCTGGTTCTAATTTTACATGAGCACTTGTCTGAGCTATGTCAGGTAATTAGATGAGTATTTACTCAAAGAGAGAGGTTTTTGTCCAGTCATTTATGCACTGCACATTGTACATAGCTTTATACATAAATGGGCTGTCTTTCTAGGGTTGTAgctttttataaattttttttaatataatgtgATTTCTtcgtgtgttttttttttttcccttcagattTGACTTTTGTGACAGGTTCTCATATAGGTGAGTTAATAGTTTGGGATGCGCTTGACTGGACAAAGCTGGCATCTGAGTGCAACTTCTGGGACTCCTCTGTCCATCCAGATGTACAACCAGAAATAAAGTTATCCCAAAGCCCACATGAAACTTCAGTTCAACACTTAACATCTGATGAGGAGGTAAAAAGCTTCAGAGTAAATTACTTTAAGTAAGTTAGGATGATCTTACCACAGAAGATTGAGTGGTTTATATTTTCAGTTTCCTTGTTATGATATGAGTGGTTTCTTTTAAATGTGCACAGCTATTTTATATGGTCAGTagtttttatataaaatatttgctGTTGACCTATATGAAGGGTTTAATATGTTGATGGTATGGAAACTAACATAATGGACTGTCACAGCAGCGTTACTTTTTGACTAATAAAGATTTATTACTTGTTTAAAATACCACTAGAGAAAAGTAAAAATGGGTGTGTGTTTTGATGGCATCATCTTTTGTATTCCAGCTTCTGGAAATAATGTTTTCCGAGTAATGCACCTGTTTGATCAGTTACAGCTGAGGTTACTGTGAGAATACTATGGGGTACTATTTAAGAGTAGGCATATGTTTATGCTTACTAGTAAATCAGTATTGCTCTTTCTGTTCAGGGGACTATCCAGAATTATATACTCAAATGTTTCCAAGATCCTGTCTACTACAGTCATGCTTTAGGGATAAATTCTTGGTCAGAATACTCAGAACTCAGTTATTATACAGCAAACACTAAAAATGCTCAGGTTGGTATTTAATTCTGTGAAATGTTACCAACATTTCACAAAATTAAATGTGGCAAAATAAAAGATCTTTCATTGTTGAGTTACActgggattttgtttgggggcatgtAGGTCCGTTATTGAGAATGATTAAGAAAGAGATTCATGGAAATGGATTCAGATATATAAGCtataaaaacataaaagctGTGGAAAAGCCTGAATAGAGGGTAAGGACCAAACAGTCACCTGACGCATTTGCCTCTTTCTGAATAGAAGTTTCCTAAAACACTGGAGTGAGAAATACTGTGGGAAGTTGGGGGGCTAAAAAGATGTGGCTGCCCTTAAAGGGGGAATATACAGTGGTTTTGTTATCAATGCTTATTTCTACAATAAGCcaaaaatgaattttatttaGGATAAGTCCTGTAATTTAGCTTCAGGACACTTTGATTCCATGCTTGAAAGCTACATATGATGTGTTTTAAGGGAGTAGGAAAGAATTTGAGGAAGGACAGAAGTTTTCAAAACATTGTGTGGAATCTGGGGCTCCTGTCTTCCATTCATGAGACtgaactaaataaataaatatgtgtgatttttttttttaattgtgagagtTTTGAATGATGGGAAGAAAAGGTTGTTCTAGTAATACATACcaaaatactgcttttaaagTAGTCCAATCTGTATTGCAAAGCTCCTCAAGGAGCTTAAAGTGTGGTGCAGAAATGTATTTGTCTAAGATATTATTTTGTTATGTGCTATCTCAAAGCAGACCACTGCTTTTCATGTTAAAAAATAGTGTAAAATATATGTTTTCTCTGTCTTCCAGACTTGGTGGTTAGGTAGTTGGAGAAGATACACTTGTCTAGTTTGACACTGGGCTTGTAGGCAAAACAcgattcagaaaaaaatgggatggTAAAAGTTTTCAAAACTAGGGAACAGTGCTAAGGAGTACATCTGCTGTTCTGGTATGTGTGTTTAGCTTGCCTATTAATAGAACTGTACAATTCATGCTTcatatgttttattttcttggatTTTGAGATGAccaggattttttctttattttgtgaaTAAAGAAGAGTGCTCCATGAAGAGCATCTTTTGCAAAGCTGTAAGATTGCATGGCTCAAGTTGGAAGAGTTATGTGGAAAGCCATTGAATTTGAACCTTATGCAAAGCTAAGATAATGGGCttagtggtttgttttctgtcttGATTTCCTATTGGTGGTATCAGAAATCTGTTCAGCTTCAGTACTCCCACAACAGATAcacataagagaaaaaaaaagaataaaaacctGAACAAAGAGTTTTGAACAATGTCAAAACATTGATGAATGTATACAGGAAATTTTAGTCAAAAGACCCTAGGCTACAAGTTGTACAAAATGTTGACAGACATGCAGTGTGAATTGTATATCAGATATTAATGTTTGAGTTGTGTAAATGGAAACTGGCTGTTCAGGGAAATGTTCTTAAACACTGTCATCTAAACAAGGCATGTTCAAAACTGCAAATATGTACTGAATGGAAACCTTTTGCACTCTTCTGGTACTGAATACTAATCATGTGTACATGCACAGGATTGTACACTTGTCCTCTGTAAGTTCATCAAAAGACATGAAACGGTCCAGGTCCAAAGATCTGTAAACTGTTTCGGGTGTCTTAGGGTCATGATGGTTATGAGGTGGAATGCCTGCAGTCTTTTGAAGAAGAGCATTGAATGCAAAATGCAGTATTGCATAATACTTTGCTATGACATTTGCTATGCAATTCCTTTTCTGAATTCAGTAGAGCTCAAATTCTTGAGCAAGGTCTCTTTATCCATCTCTGTCTTTAGTTAAGAATAATAGTAGTTTTTCTTGATAAAACAAGGGCTTTTCAAAACATCGGACATTACTTTACTGTAAGAACATGAGCATTTAATTACAGAAGTGTATTGATTGGTTGGTATCCTTAGTTTCTGCTTAGACTCTGAAGAACAGGATGAAAATACAGACATAAAATTACTGCTTAGAATATAGGATTATATCCcacatttgcttttaaaaaatccatctCTTTTTATAACTTGCCAATTTCATATGTTTGGGATAAAGCAATAACATGAGGATAGAAACAAGCTAGGTCATAGTACCATTGGAAATCCATTATATGCAAGGTGATCCTTCGGTATCTGTTTCTGTAAGTTGTTCTATTGAATTTTCTTTCCAGTGTGTGTTTGCTGCTGTTGGGAAAGGCATATACGTATATAATCTTCAAATGAAGCGTGTGATTGCCTGCCAGAGAACTGCTCATGACTCCTCTGTGCTGCACATTGAGAAGCTTCCAAACAGGTACAAAAAACATAGTACATTTTGTTAATGcaataaagaaaagcaaaacctgGAAGGGTGACTAGATACAAACTGCAAAGCTACATTGGATTTCTAGGGCAGGGACTTGATTTTCAGTTTGAGCTGCTTTTATTAGGTAGAGCTTGTTATCTGATTTTGCAAAATTTTGTTGTAATTGTAATTCAATGGGAAAACCTATGGGAAACCAATGGGAAAATTGTAATTCAATGGGAAAACCTATATTTCCAGTATGACTGGTACACAGGCTGAAAATGCCTCAGCTATTTTCAAAATCAGATTTGATGAAGCACTTTTGTTTGTATTGTGAAAATGTAGTTTAATGGCATTTTACTAATAGAAAGCAAAGGCATATAGCATATATTTTTCATTAAGTATTTTATAACACTTGAAGTGTTTTTACAAAAATTAATAAACTTGCCATTTCTGTTTCTTAGTGCAGAGTTTCTAGCTGGAACTTTTGGCAGCCAACTTGGACAAGTTGctgcatatatatgtatatgctGTAATATACCATAGATAATAGTACTAGATCCCGTTATGTTCTTGTTCAATGGGGCAAAATCTGCCAGAAGATAAAAACTGATGCCTTGGTCTTATAACTGCATGTATGCTAAGCTGTTCTAAATGTGTAATGAAACAGAGTACCTttcctttcattatttttctgtaagaaaaataGGGTTTTGCTTAATGAAAGTAAACTTACAGAAACGAGTTAGAGGAACTGTGTTTGCAGAGTGTAGACTGGTTGTGTTTTGGTTTACATAGTGGTATGCTCTCAATATGGAGTTgaaaaggtttatttttttccccttcttctaAATATCTGTTATACTTTGTTCTGCTactaattttgttttctgtggaaCATCTGTACACCCTGCTACATTTAAGAGTTCTAGTAAACTTGTATAGAACCTGAGGGACTTACTGTCTCTTTCATAGAGGCATCACAAGGTGATTTGCACAGGTAAGTATCCATGCTAGTGTTGCTTATCAACTGTTTTTACAGGCAGCTGATCTCCTGTTCAGAAGATGGCAGTGTGCGCATTTGGGAActcagagaaaagcagcagctgccagctgaaCCAGTTCCGACAGGTTTGCTAGTAGTGGGGAGAGAAAGGAACATTTAAAAACTCAGTATTTAACATATAGGAATAGAGAGGCTTTCGGGCTTTGTAAAGAGTGATAATGTCTTGTGTTTAACCAGCTGATTACAGGTGTGGGAGGGAAGCTGAAGAGAGTGTGAGTTCAAGTACTCCAAGATCTGATATGGGATGATAGAAGATCCAGCTGAAGCAATTCTGTGCCATAAGGCTTACTTACAGTTTACAGCTGTATGagccagttaaaaaaaaaaaaaagacctgaCAAACCTTGATCCTTTCTTCCTTGTACCAAACAGTATTGAATTCTATACCATACAAGAGTAAGGACTTTGTGATGAAAGCCTGCAGATAAGCAGCtggcagcaaaaaaaaaggtgttttccaCATCTCCTCTTTGAACTTAGAATTATATTGGGACTTACAGTTTGGAACTGCATCCAAACTCACATACTGCCTCTGGGCACTGCAGTCCTCAGAGCTAGTTGATTGTGTTACAGGGAGCATTTTCCCCAAGTAAAGacattcacagaatcacagaatgggtaagGTTGAAAGCTTCTACAGGGAGTCATGTGGTCCAGCCTCCCTACTCAAACAGGGTGATCCTGGAACACATGGCAGAGGATTTTGTCCAGATGGTTTTAGAGTAtttccagtgagggagactccacaacctctgggcaacctgttccagtgttcaGTCACTcacacagtaaagaagttcttcctcttattcaggtggaacttcctgtgcatcagtgtCTGCCAATTGACTCTTCTCCTACTACTCAGTGCCTCTGAGAAGAGCCTGGTCCATTGTCTTAATACCTCTCTTCAGATATTGATAGGCATTGATGAGGTCCCCTCTCAAGGCTGATCAGGCTCAGTGTCCTCAGCCTATCCAGATGCTCCAGTCCTCTCATTATTTTTACAGCCTTCTGCTTGACCAGCTTGCTTGTCCTGAGAagtccagaactggacacagtgctcctggggacaccttgctaGGGCTGAGTacaggggcaggatcaccttcCATGACCTGCTGTCAATGCtcttcccagtgccccccaggaTACCACTGGCATTCTTGGTCACaaggacacactgctggctcatggacagcttcTTCTCTACCAGGTTCTTctccacagggacccccaggttcttttccacagagctgctccccagcaggtCAGCCCCAGGTGCCTGAGGCTGTTCCTCCCCACGTGCAGGACCCTTCATTTGCCTTTGTCGACTTTCAGTTGGTTCTTCTTTGCCCATCTCTCccttctgaagggctgcacagcactCCAGAGCATTGGCCATTCCTCCCAGCATTGTGTTCTCAGTGAATTTGCTGGGGAGACACGTTCCACCTTTTACACGTCAAGAATGGACAAGTTAAACAGTTCTGGGCCCAGTATTAAACCTTGCAGGACTCTGCCAGTGACAGGGCTCCAACTGTGCCACTGATTTTGAGCCACTGGGATCTGTTGTTCAGCCAGTTCTTGATCCACCTCACTGTATACTCATCCAGCCCACATCCCTGAGTTTGTCTGTGAGGATGTTCTGGGAGTCAGTGTTGTAATCCCTGCTGAAGTCAAGTAGACAGTATCCACTACTTTACCCTCATCCATCCAAGTAATTGTTTCATTGTAGAAGGCAAATAGGTCAGTCAAACATGGCTTACCTTTGTTGAACCTGTGCTGCCTGTTCCTGATCACCATCTTGTCATCCAGGTAGATAGAGATGGTCTCCAGAATTAAGTGCTCCATCACTTTCCCAGGGATTGAGGTGAGGCTGACAGGCTGGTAGATTCTCTTTTGAAGACCAGGGTGACATTTGCTTTCTTCCAGTCTTCAGCACCTCTCCTGATCTCCATGACCTTTTAAAGATGATCATGAGGAGCCTTGCAGTGGTGTCCACCAGCCCTCTGAGCGCTTGTGGATGCATCCACTCAGGGCTTATGGACTTGGAAATGTCAGGCTTGCCTAGATGGCTTCTAACCTAATTCTCCTTGACAAAGGGAAAGGCTTCCTTCCAGCATTCCTTTACCCTGGTCTCCTGGGTCAGAGAATACCGAGGGCTGGTCTTGTCACTGAAGACTGAAGCGAAGTACAGTACCTGACTTCTCCGCATTCTGGCCCGCAGGGTCCCTCCCTCCATTTAGGAACAGCCCTACATTATCCTTagttttcattttgttcttgaTGTATTTGAAGAAGCCCTTCTTGTTGTCTTTGACACCCTTGGCCAGTTTAAATTCCAGATGGGTCTTGGCCTTCCTTGTCTCATTTTTACTTACTCTTTCAGCCTCTCTGTATTTTCAGCTGGCCTGACCCTGCTTCCATCTCCTGTGTATTTCCTGCTTATGTTTGGAAAAAACCTTAGGGAGATATTGCTGTTGATTTGCACTCTTTTTATTTTAGGGATCCCCTGAGAAGCTGTTCACCTCACCAGTTATCTCCCTTGAACCAGGGCCATGATTTAGCACAGTTCTAGTTTTATGTGCTGATAGGGCTGAGGGAAGAATTGGGAATAAAGTCTGAACTGCGTTGTCAACAGAACCCAACCTTCTTACTTGTGTCAATACTGTTACACAGgtctgggggctgtggctgtgtaCTTTTGTGCAATCTAAATGGAACATGTGAAGTAATGTCTACACTCCACATTTGCTGATAGTTTTTGCTGAAGGAAGGAGGCAATGAGCCAGCACTTAGATGCTGTAGTGCAGAACATATAGAGGAGAGATTGGTGACTCATTTTTGTGCTCTTTGCACAAGTAACAATTTAGGTGGGCAGAGCAAAGATAAACACCTGCATAAACTTGTCCTGCATGTACCTTTGCTGTTCAGTTAATTCTTTTAGGAAGTCTTTGTATTTGTTCCTAAATCTGTATATTGTCTCATCCAAGTGTGTAATTGAGCATGTTATCTAAATTACATTGTGGCACAAGTAGCTGTATTTCCTTCTTCTCTCAAGATGAATAATACAGATGCTAAAGAGCTGCACAGTACAGTGCTTCTGTCTTTGCCATGCAGAGTGTCCTGCTTTTAGATTTTATGTGGCTTTTGTAGTTCTCTCTTTAGCTAGAAGAAATAATTTGTATTTGTGATTTTTGTCAaaataagagattttttttcccctctcaggGTTTTTCAACATGTGGGGATTTGGAAGGACAAACAAGCAGGCAAACCAAGCTGCTAAGAAGATGCAGGAGAATACACCTGTGTATTTCTTGGAGCTGGTTGGTGATTTGATTGGTCATTCATCAGCTGTGCAGGTAGGTCAGCATTAGTAAGAATGAGAAAAAGTGAATGTTAGTAAGTAACATAAATTTGACAGTGTTTTTTGAGCTGTAACTTTTAACTGTCTGCCTCTGGAGGCTAGGA
Coding sequences within it:
- the WDR41 gene encoding WD repeat-containing protein 41, producing MLRWLIGGGREPQGLAEKSSVQTIGEEQIQNPYTELLLLKGHQDIVRFLVQIDDCRFASAGDDGIIFLWNAETGEKLHELHGHTHKITAIAPFSSSDVAEEKTNLIITASADRTVIVWDCTSGRQVQKVSCFHSTVKCLTVLQRLNVWLSGGSDLCVWNQKLDLLCKTSHLTDAGISALVELPKNCVAAAVGKELIIFRLSASNNGSEGWNILEVKRLVDHQDNISSLVSVNDLTFVTGSHIGELIVWDALDWTKLASECNFWDSSVHPDVQPEIKLSQSPHETSVQHLTSDEECVFAAVGKGIYVYNLQMKRVIACQRTAHDSSVLHIEKLPNRQLISCSEDGSVRIWELREKQQLPAEPVPTGFFNMWGFGRTNKQANQAAKKMQENTPVYFLELVGDLIGHSSAVQMFLYFGELGLATCSADHLIILWKDGERESSLRSLTLFKKLAQNGDLQLKL